The following proteins are encoded in a genomic region of Vibrio spartinae:
- the tamB gene encoding autotransporter assembly complex protein TamB, giving the protein MIRFALRTSQWLIIAIVLLLALLITLTGVLLYTPAGLHLAVSGAERFVPGLQISRAEGILAGKLNLYDVVYQDSQTQMKLQLEHVGLSVRSRCLFQPALCLDSLTVRHVQVSIPENGASSEPNKDTSSPKLRLSLPIPLSVTHFSLEDVTLVLPQTRLQWQTLKGGLSWYRSRLTLDKVALQQTTIDVESAPEAQPTATTSLANFTYPAMTLPDIWIPLDIRVNQFRLNDMQIRSESDSGSARESKSKHEIEKLHLSAQAYRHRIRIEHFDVTTPEIAADGHGNITLSSDYPLDIHLNSVLHLPEIQGQRVTAAVGGSLAKMQLSATLAERVQGSISAQLEPLSAGLPFNIEIDDLAGQWPLSGDAQYQLDLGHLNLEGQLNQYRLAIQGLVHGKAIPSTQIDVSGQGTLTQFDLSALQVKTLNGVITGQSQLAWQKAFTLGSQLSFRQIEPQAQWPEVSGKLDGQIDLRASVSGPKWQLDVTHLELNGELQQYPLHVSGPLTVSGETEGNQIQAMTPALVVAHGKNQLQVEGTLDQRWDMNVHISVPDLSKSLPEGKGNIQGDIRLRGNLRHPEAEVSLTGTQLQWQDLIQANDFSLHGKISDLNQGHGDVVLNLQQGRYQQYILKTVTLSGRGDLSQHKLTLDADTSEGRVQLEVSGSTDRAFQRWQGTLARATFSREKHQLTLQSPVQIDLLLSEQQLSIQAHCWQDQSSSLCLDKDITIKPSSGQLHVSLHQLDLARLAYLLPEETTLKGRVDAEAFLKWAQGEDQQLSPKAELTVLVEQGQLQQQIAMKPLVVAWQQMTLQMDLKDNHLSATGQIDLAEHGALDLAVKIPDIKQQQKQVTANIDINRLDLSLMQSLLGDYSEFHSIADGHLKVHGDLLHPQVTGKLAVSQIQLQGEVTPVDIQQGNIEVQFKGYQAQLAALVKTPEGELHLSGDADWTRLDDWAVHSRLYADGVDIDFPPYVKLTAIPDMTLTLTPEIASVAGSIELPEGEITVDKLPDSAVKVSPDQVIIQDAQTVKQTQSLPFNLESKVTVKIGSGVRLSAFGLNGKLQGELRISQRDNTPFMTGEVNILNGTYRSLGQDLVIQQGKVILNGPISQPYVSITAIRNPDNIADNVTAGIKVNGPADNPSVSVFSEPAMAQANALSYLIRGQNLDAESNNGALTTSLIGLSLAQSGKLVGEIGQAFGVQELQLDTSGSGEQSQVTVSGYILPGLQVKYGVGIFNSVGEFTVRYRLMSDLYIEAISGLTSTMNVLYQFEFN; this is encoded by the coding sequence ATGATTCGGTTTGCGTTGCGTACCAGTCAATGGTTGATCATTGCCATCGTATTGCTGCTTGCACTGCTGATTACATTGACGGGGGTTCTGCTGTACACGCCTGCGGGGTTACATCTGGCGGTCTCCGGAGCTGAGCGGTTTGTCCCCGGTTTGCAGATCAGCCGGGCAGAAGGGATCTTAGCCGGGAAACTGAATTTATATGATGTGGTATACCAAGATTCGCAGACTCAGATGAAACTGCAACTGGAACACGTCGGATTGTCGGTCCGCAGTCGTTGTTTGTTTCAGCCGGCTCTGTGTCTTGATTCTTTGACGGTCCGCCATGTACAGGTTTCAATCCCGGAAAATGGCGCATCTTCTGAGCCGAATAAGGATACGTCGTCGCCCAAACTGCGCCTTAGTTTGCCGATTCCCCTCTCTGTCACTCATTTTTCTCTCGAAGATGTCACGTTGGTCTTACCGCAAACACGGCTTCAGTGGCAGACGTTAAAGGGTGGGTTGTCGTGGTATCGAAGCCGTCTGACACTGGATAAAGTGGCCTTACAACAGACGACGATTGATGTCGAATCGGCACCGGAAGCACAACCGACGGCAACGACGTCATTGGCGAATTTTACCTACCCGGCGATGACATTGCCCGACATATGGATTCCGCTGGATATCCGTGTGAATCAGTTCCGGCTCAATGACATGCAGATTCGCAGTGAAAGTGATAGTGGAAGTGCTCGTGAAAGCAAAAGCAAACATGAGATTGAGAAACTGCACTTATCCGCACAGGCATATCGTCACCGGATTCGAATCGAACATTTCGATGTGACAACGCCGGAAATTGCAGCAGATGGTCATGGCAATATCACGTTATCTTCAGATTATCCACTGGATATCCACCTCAATTCGGTACTGCATTTGCCGGAAATTCAGGGGCAGCGTGTGACTGCTGCAGTCGGTGGCAGTCTGGCAAAAATGCAGCTCTCCGCCACATTGGCTGAACGGGTTCAGGGAAGCATTTCTGCGCAGCTTGAACCGCTTTCTGCCGGGTTGCCGTTCAATATTGAGATTGACGATCTGGCCGGGCAGTGGCCTTTGTCGGGGGATGCACAATACCAGCTTGATCTTGGACATCTGAATCTTGAAGGACAACTCAACCAATATCGACTCGCCATACAAGGGTTGGTGCACGGCAAAGCGATCCCCTCGACTCAGATTGATGTTTCGGGTCAGGGAACACTGACTCAGTTTGACCTTTCAGCATTACAAGTCAAAACGCTCAACGGGGTGATTACAGGGCAAAGTCAGTTGGCGTGGCAAAAAGCATTCACGTTGGGTTCACAGTTATCATTCCGGCAGATTGAACCTCAGGCACAGTGGCCTGAGGTGTCGGGGAAATTGGATGGGCAGATCGATCTTAGGGCATCGGTGTCCGGGCCGAAATGGCAGCTCGATGTGACTCACCTTGAACTGAATGGGGAATTGCAACAATACCCACTGCATGTGTCCGGTCCATTGACGGTTTCCGGTGAGACAGAGGGAAACCAGATCCAAGCCATGACCCCGGCACTGGTTGTTGCTCATGGTAAAAATCAGCTTCAGGTCGAAGGGACTTTAGACCAACGCTGGGATATGAACGTGCATATCTCTGTCCCTGATTTGTCGAAAAGCCTCCCGGAGGGGAAAGGCAATATCCAAGGGGATATCCGTTTACGAGGCAACTTGCGTCATCCCGAAGCCGAGGTGTCACTGACCGGTACACAACTTCAGTGGCAAGATTTAATCCAAGCCAACGATTTCTCTCTGCATGGCAAAATCAGTGATTTGAATCAGGGACATGGCGATGTCGTCCTGAATTTGCAGCAGGGGCGCTATCAGCAATATATCTTGAAAACCGTTACCTTAAGCGGGCGTGGAGACTTATCTCAACACAAGTTGACTCTTGATGCAGATACATCGGAAGGGCGTGTGCAGCTTGAGGTTTCCGGCTCGACTGACCGTGCATTTCAGCGCTGGCAAGGGACGCTGGCGCGTGCCACGTTCTCGCGAGAAAAACATCAACTGACGCTCCAGTCTCCAGTGCAAATTGATTTGCTGCTATCAGAGCAACAATTGAGCATTCAGGCGCATTGTTGGCAGGATCAATCTTCTTCTCTGTGTCTTGATAAAGACATCACGATTAAGCCATCGTCAGGTCAGCTTCATGTGTCATTGCATCAGCTTGATTTAGCTCGCTTAGCCTATTTGTTGCCAGAAGAAACAACACTGAAAGGACGTGTCGATGCCGAGGCGTTTCTGAAATGGGCTCAAGGAGAGGACCAACAGTTATCTCCTAAAGCTGAACTAACCGTGCTTGTCGAACAAGGTCAGTTACAGCAGCAGATTGCCATGAAACCTTTGGTGGTGGCATGGCAGCAGATGACATTGCAAATGGATCTCAAAGACAATCATCTTTCTGCTACCGGTCAGATCGATCTGGCCGAACATGGTGCGCTTGACTTGGCGGTGAAGATTCCCGATATCAAGCAGCAACAAAAACAAGTGACGGCAAATATCGATATCAATCGGTTGGATCTGAGTCTGATGCAATCCCTGTTAGGGGATTATAGTGAGTTTCATTCTATCGCTGACGGGCACCTGAAAGTTCATGGTGATCTGTTACATCCTCAGGTCACGGGAAAACTGGCTGTCAGTCAAATTCAGTTGCAGGGGGAAGTGACCCCGGTCGATATTCAGCAAGGGAATATCGAGGTTCAGTTTAAGGGATATCAGGCTCAGCTTGCGGCTTTGGTGAAGACTCCTGAAGGCGAATTACATCTTTCAGGGGATGCTGACTGGACGAGACTCGACGACTGGGCGGTTCATTCCCGGCTATATGCTGATGGGGTTGATATCGATTTTCCTCCCTACGTGAAGTTGACGGCGATCCCGGATATGACGCTGACACTGACCCCGGAAATCGCAAGCGTTGCAGGCTCGATCGAGTTACCTGAAGGTGAGATTACCGTTGATAAACTACCGGACAGCGCGGTTAAGGTCTCTCCCGATCAGGTCATTATCCAAGATGCTCAAACGGTCAAGCAGACGCAATCGCTGCCGTTTAATCTGGAAAGTAAAGTGACGGTGAAGATCGGTTCAGGTGTTCGGCTGTCAGCCTTCGGACTGAATGGGAAGCTGCAAGGCGAACTGAGAATTTCACAGCGAGACAATACGCCATTCATGACCGGAGAAGTCAATATTCTGAACGGGACATATCGTTCGCTGGGTCAAGATTTGGTCATTCAACAAGGCAAAGTCATTCTGAATGGGCCGATCAGTCAGCCTTATGTGTCGATTACCGCCATCCGTAACCCGGATAATATTGCCGATAATGTCACGGCTGGGATCAAAGTAAACGGACCGGCAGACAATCCGTCCGTGTCGGTCTTTTCGGAGCCGGCGATGGCGCAGGCGAATGCACTCTCTTACTTAATTCGCGGACAAAACCTCGATGCAGAGTCGAATAATGGCGCATTGACGACGAGCCTGATTGGTTTGAGTCTTGCCCAGAGCGGGAAATTGGTCGGAGAGATCGGTCAGGCATTTGGTGTACAGGAGCTCCAGTTAGATACATCCGGCTCGGGAGAACAGTCTCAGGTCACGGTTAGTGGTTATATTTTACCGGGATTACAAGTGAAATATGGCGTTGGTATTTTTAACTCTGTTGGTGAGTTTACGGTGCGTTATCGCCTGATGAGTGATTTGTATATTGAAGCGATCTCCGGACTGACGAGTACCATGAATGTCTTGTATCAGTTTGAGTTTAATTAA
- a CDS encoding gamma-glutamylcyclotransferase family protein, translating to MQQHLVFVYGTLRDGEDNHWYLGESPMLGYYETPPEFSLYDLGPYPGLIEGHQSVMGEIYVVDDQTLSDLDELEDVPVEYRREQIETPFGMAWIYFYQDISKLSQAIACGDWCQRI from the coding sequence ATGCAGCAGCATTTAGTGTTTGTCTACGGGACGTTGCGAGATGGAGAAGATAATCACTGGTATCTGGGAGAGAGCCCGATGCTGGGATATTACGAAACGCCACCGGAATTTTCCCTGTATGACCTCGGACCTTATCCGGGGTTAATTGAAGGACATCAGTCGGTTATGGGTGAGATCTATGTCGTGGATGATCAAACCTTATCCGATTTGGATGAATTGGAAGATGTGCCTGTTGAATACCGCCGTGAGCAGATTGAAACGCCCTTTGGGATGGCTTGGATCTATTTTTATCAGGATATATCTAAGTTAAGTCAGGCAATCGCATGCGGAGATTGGTGTCAGCGGATCTGA
- the ppa gene encoding inorganic diphosphatase — protein sequence MSLNNVPAGKSLPDDIYVVIEIPANADPIKYEVDKESGAVFVDRFMSTPMFYPCNYGYVNNTLSLDGDPVDVLVPTPHPLVPGAVIRCRPVGVLKMTDESGEDAKVVAVPHSKLTKEYDHIQDVNDLPELLKAQIKHFFERYKELESGKWVKVDGWEDAASARAEILSSYDRAQNK from the coding sequence ATGAGTTTGAATAACGTACCAGCAGGTAAGTCTCTGCCTGATGATATCTATGTCGTCATTGAAATCCCGGCAAATGCTGATCCAATCAAATATGAAGTAGACAAAGAGTCTGGTGCTGTATTTGTAGACCGCTTCATGTCTACACCGATGTTCTACCCATGTAACTACGGTTATGTAAACAATACGCTTTCTTTAGATGGTGACCCGGTTGACGTGCTGGTTCCGACACCTCATCCGCTGGTTCCCGGTGCAGTCATTCGCTGCCGTCCTGTCGGTGTGCTGAAAATGACGGATGAATCCGGTGAAGATGCAAAAGTTGTTGCCGTACCTCACTCAAAACTAACCAAAGAATATGACCATATTCAGGATGTCAATGATCTGCCTGAGCTGCTGAAAGCACAAATCAAGCATTTCTTCGAACGCTACAAAGAGCTTGAGTCAGGCAAATGGGTAAAAGTTGATGGCTGGGAAGATGCCGCATCAGCTCGCGCAGAGATCCTATCCTCTTATGATCGCGCACAAAATAAATAA
- the fbp gene encoding class 1 fructose-bisphosphatase, translating to MSEMRTLGEFIVEKQTDFPHASGELSSLLASIRLAAKIVNREINKAGLVDITGAVGTENIQGEDQQKLDVYANEKFKAALEARDQVCGVASEEEDEAIIFNKELNKNAKYVVLMDPLDGSTNIDVNVSVGTIFSIYHRVSPIGTTPTAEDFLQPGNKQVAAGYVIYGSSTMLVYTTGNGVNGFTYDPSLGTFCLSHENMMIPEDGRIYSINEGNYIRFPTGVKKYIKHCQENVPEDNRPYTSRYIGSLVADFHRNLLKGGIYLYPSTLSHPQGKLRLLYECNPMAFLMEQAGGIATDGMKRVLDLDPQELHQRVPFFVGSKNMVTKLQEFLEAHQDN from the coding sequence ATGTCAGAGATGAGAACCTTAGGAGAATTCATTGTTGAGAAACAAACCGATTTTCCTCACGCAAGCGGAGAGCTCTCTTCCCTTCTTGCTTCTATACGGTTGGCAGCAAAAATCGTCAACCGAGAAATCAACAAAGCGGGACTCGTCGATATTACCGGAGCGGTCGGGACAGAAAATATTCAGGGCGAAGATCAACAAAAACTCGATGTTTACGCCAACGAGAAGTTTAAAGCTGCGCTTGAAGCCAGAGACCAAGTCTGCGGTGTCGCCAGTGAAGAAGAAGACGAAGCGATCATATTCAATAAAGAATTGAATAAGAATGCTAAGTATGTCGTGTTGATGGACCCGCTTGACGGCTCAACCAATATTGACGTAAATGTATCGGTCGGGACAATTTTCTCGATTTACCACCGTGTCTCTCCGATTGGTACCACACCGACAGCAGAAGACTTTCTGCAACCGGGCAATAAACAGGTCGCCGCCGGATACGTGATTTATGGCTCTTCCACGATGCTGGTCTACACCACAGGAAATGGCGTCAACGGATTTACTTACGACCCGTCCTTAGGCACGTTCTGTCTCTCCCATGAGAATATGATGATCCCGGAAGACGGCAGAATCTATTCGATTAACGAAGGTAACTACATTCGTTTCCCGACCGGGGTAAAAAAATACATTAAACACTGTCAGGAAAACGTGCCGGAAGATAATCGTCCTTATACCTCACGCTATATCGGTTCGCTGGTTGCAGACTTTCACCGTAACCTACTCAAAGGTGGTATTTACCTGTATCCAAGCACTCTCAGTCACCCACAAGGTAAACTCCGCCTGCTCTACGAATGTAATCCCATGGCATTCCTGATGGAGCAAGCCGGCGGTATTGCGACAGATGGCATGAAGCGGGTGCTTGACCTTGATCCACAAGAATTACACCAGCGTGTCCCATTTTTTGTCGGTTCAAAGAACATGGTCACCAAGCTTCAGGAATTTCTAGAAGCCCATCAAGACAACTAA
- the mpl gene encoding UDP-N-acetylmuramate:L-alanyl-gamma-D-glutamyl-meso-diaminopimelate ligase — translation MHIHILGICGTFMGGVATLARQMGHRVTGSDANVYPPMSTLLESQGIEIIEGFDVGQLNPRPDLVVIGNALSRGNPCVEYVLNHRLPYTSGPQWLSEFLLRERWVLAVAGTHGKTTTASMLSWILEYCGYQPGFLVGGVLGNFGISARLGESDFFVVEADEYDSAFFDKRSKFVHYHPNTLILNNLEFDHADIFDDLEAIKKQFHHLVRTVPGIGRILSPLDDPALNDVLEQGCWSEQELCGENANWNATKLEKDGSSFQISFDGETVGTVSWDLIGDHNMHNAIMAVAAARHVGVVPVMACEALGQFINTKRRLERRGEVHGVTVYDDFAHHPTAIQQTLAGLRAKVGSQRILAILEPRSATMKMGVHKQVLADALAQADMVFVYQPEELTWPVADVVAQCHQPGYVADEIDALVQQVVQVANAGDSILVMSNGGFGGIHDKLLLQLERGDHA, via the coding sequence ATGCACATACATATACTCGGAATTTGTGGCACATTTATGGGGGGCGTCGCGACGCTGGCCCGCCAGATGGGACATCGGGTCACCGGTTCCGATGCCAATGTTTATCCACCAATGAGCACGTTGCTGGAATCTCAAGGCATTGAAATTATAGAGGGTTTTGATGTTGGACAATTGAATCCTCGTCCGGACTTAGTCGTGATCGGGAATGCACTGAGTCGGGGTAATCCCTGTGTCGAGTACGTCCTCAATCATCGTCTGCCATATACATCCGGCCCCCAGTGGTTGAGTGAATTTTTGTTGCGGGAACGCTGGGTACTGGCAGTGGCCGGAACACATGGTAAAACCACCACGGCCAGTATGTTGAGCTGGATACTGGAATACTGCGGCTATCAGCCCGGTTTTCTGGTCGGTGGTGTGCTCGGTAACTTCGGTATTTCTGCCAGACTGGGTGAAAGTGACTTTTTTGTCGTCGAAGCCGATGAATATGACAGTGCTTTTTTCGATAAGCGATCTAAGTTTGTTCACTACCATCCGAATACGCTGATCCTGAACAATTTAGAGTTCGATCATGCTGATATCTTTGACGATCTTGAGGCGATTAAGAAACAATTTCATCATTTGGTCCGGACGGTTCCCGGCATTGGTCGTATCCTTTCTCCTCTGGATGATCCCGCTTTAAATGATGTTTTGGAACAAGGATGCTGGAGCGAGCAAGAACTTTGCGGCGAGAATGCAAACTGGAATGCAACGAAATTGGAAAAAGATGGATCTTCATTCCAAATTTCATTCGATGGGGAAACGGTTGGTACTGTGTCATGGGATTTGATCGGCGATCATAATATGCATAACGCCATCATGGCTGTTGCGGCTGCCCGCCATGTCGGTGTTGTTCCGGTGATGGCTTGTGAAGCGTTGGGGCAGTTTATTAACACGAAACGTCGTCTGGAACGGCGTGGTGAGGTGCATGGCGTGACGGTTTATGATGATTTTGCCCATCACCCGACAGCTATCCAACAAACCTTAGCGGGGCTGCGTGCGAAAGTTGGCTCGCAACGTATCCTTGCGATACTGGAACCTCGCTCGGCAACTATGAAAATGGGCGTGCATAAGCAGGTACTAGCTGATGCACTGGCTCAGGCTGACATGGTATTCGTTTACCAGCCAGAAGAACTGACATGGCCGGTTGCTGATGTGGTTGCACAATGTCACCAGCCGGGCTACGTGGCCGATGAGATTGACGCTTTAGTGCAACAAGTGGTTCAGGTTGCGAACGCCGGGGATTCGATTCTGGTGATGAGTAATGGTGGTTTCGGCGGTATTCATGACAAACTGCTGTTGCAGTTGGAAAGGGGCGATCATGCGTGA
- a CDS encoding flavin prenyltransferase UbiX — MRDLQREKAITLAWTGASGAPYGLRLLQYLLAADYQVYLLISSAARVVLATEHGLKLSAAPDKAHQTLVDHLHCRSEQLVVCGKEDWFSPVASGSSAPKQMVVCPCSAGSVASIAYGMSDNLIERAADVVIKEKGQLLLVVRETPFSTIHLENMLKLSQAGVTIMPAAPGFYHQPASIDDLVDFMVARILDHLGIAQTVVPRWGYQH, encoded by the coding sequence ATGCGTGATCTTCAGCGAGAAAAAGCCATTACGTTAGCTTGGACGGGTGCTTCCGGTGCACCTTACGGATTACGCTTGCTCCAGTATTTGTTAGCAGCGGATTATCAGGTTTATCTGTTAATCTCGTCAGCAGCGAGAGTGGTACTGGCGACGGAGCATGGTTTGAAGCTTTCCGCTGCACCGGACAAAGCCCATCAGACCTTGGTTGATCATCTTCACTGTCGCAGTGAGCAGTTGGTTGTGTGTGGCAAAGAAGACTGGTTTTCTCCGGTTGCTTCCGGTTCGTCTGCGCCAAAACAGATGGTGGTTTGTCCTTGTTCTGCCGGTAGTGTGGCTTCGATTGCTTATGGCATGTCAGATAATTTGATTGAGCGCGCGGCTGATGTGGTGATCAAAGAGAAAGGACAACTGTTGCTGGTGGTGCGGGAAACACCGTTTTCAACCATACACTTAGAAAATATGTTGAAGCTGTCTCAGGCCGGTGTGACGATTATGCCGGCTGCGCCCGGATTCTATCATCAGCCAGCGTCGATCGATGATCTTGTCGATTTTATGGTCGCGCGGATTCTTGACCATCTGGGGATCGCGCAGACCGTGGTACCGCGCTGGGGGTATCAGCATTGA
- the thiB gene encoding thiamine ABC transporter substrate binding subunit codes for MNNSKASIYAGIFILSLTTGFVQAQSPELTVYTYDSFTSEWGPGPAIKQAFEARCDCKLNYVALDDGVSILNRLRLEGSHSQADIVLGLDDSLMAEAKKTGLLAKHHVDTAALTLPNGWHDDVFVPYDYGYFAFVYRQDLLPNPPKSLKALVEQSPDLKIIYQDPRTSTPGQGLLLWMKSVYGDQAAQAWQQLAKKTVTVTKGWSEAYSMFLKGESDMVLSYTTSPAYHQVAEQDDRYAAAEFSEGHYMQVEVAAKLAGSPHQALADQFMQFMLSDEFQSVIPTTNWMYPVTSVTLPDAFRHLSVPEKTLQFSATQVAKNRRHWIREWQTALTQAR; via the coding sequence ATGAACAATTCTAAAGCCTCGATTTATGCAGGCATCTTCATCTTGAGTTTAACGACTGGATTCGTACAGGCTCAGTCCCCTGAACTGACCGTGTATACCTATGATTCTTTTACCTCGGAATGGGGCCCCGGCCCTGCGATTAAGCAAGCATTTGAGGCGCGCTGCGACTGCAAGCTGAATTATGTGGCACTCGATGATGGCGTATCGATTCTCAACCGTTTGCGGCTTGAGGGAAGTCATAGTCAGGCGGATATTGTTTTGGGGCTGGATGACAGTCTGATGGCAGAGGCGAAAAAGACCGGTCTGTTAGCCAAGCATCATGTCGATACTGCGGCATTAACGTTACCCAATGGCTGGCATGATGATGTCTTTGTTCCTTACGATTATGGTTATTTTGCCTTTGTTTATCGTCAGGATTTACTGCCCAACCCACCCAAGAGTCTCAAAGCACTGGTTGAGCAATCCCCTGATTTGAAAATTATCTATCAGGATCCCCGGACATCAACCCCCGGTCAGGGGCTTTTGCTGTGGATGAAATCCGTCTACGGTGATCAGGCCGCTCAGGCTTGGCAACAACTGGCGAAGAAAACGGTCACGGTGACCAAAGGTTGGTCTGAAGCCTATTCGATGTTTCTGAAAGGCGAGTCGGATATGGTTTTGTCGTACACCACCTCACCGGCGTATCATCAGGTTGCAGAACAGGATGATCGATATGCTGCGGCTGAATTTTCGGAAGGACATTACATGCAGGTCGAAGTGGCCGCAAAATTAGCAGGGAGTCCGCATCAGGCGCTTGCCGATCAATTTATGCAGTTTATGTTGAGTGATGAGTTCCAGTCGGTTATCCCGACGACGAACTGGATGTATCCGGTGACATCAGTCACTCTGCCGGACGCTTTCCGTCACCTCTCTGTACCGGAAAAAACATTGCAGTTTTCTGCAACGCAGGTTGCAAAAAACCGTAGACATTGGATTCGTGAATGGCAAACAGCGCTGACTCAGGCACGGTAG
- the thiP gene encoding thiamine/thiamine pyrophosphate ABC transporter permease ThiP — protein MANSADSGTVAETVIVQRAPRIGIWIAAGVVAFILSAFGALLVHASGLELTAVLSDPYYLHVTRFSFYQALLSTLLSVIPAIPVALALHRRAFPGRNFLIKLFSTTLVIPVLVGVFGLLAIYGRSGFLASVLHTLHLDFSFSVYGLNGILLAHVFFNLPYASRLFLHSLEMIPREQTLLACHLGMTPWQIFRYVHWPRIRQQMPHVAGLVFMLCFTSFATVMALGGGPQSTTIELAIYQAIKFDFDLRAGAILALWQMLLCGLLAFMLQSITKTIKVGSQGDSPRQPLFRDSGLARYWDCGWIVGCGVLVLPPLVMVLISGINSHLWPVLSGTGFWQAFASSLRVAGVAGSLALVAGIGVLLTSRRWRLNRQQRRADMLETVGMMVLVTPGLVISTGLFLLLRAFTNAFDFAYGVVVAVNAMMALPYVIKTLQQPLWMLAQQYQSLCDSLGMRGWRRLWLVEWRAVRKPIIHAWVISFLVAMGDLSAIALFGSQDFRTLPLYLYQLLGSYQMESAAVVASCLLLISLGCFFIEERLFRYGESSNADT, from the coding sequence ATGGCAAACAGCGCTGACTCAGGCACGGTAGCAGAGACGGTGATTGTTCAACGGGCTCCCCGCATCGGGATTTGGATCGCCGCTGGGGTAGTGGCCTTTATTCTGAGTGCCTTCGGGGCATTACTGGTGCATGCCTCCGGGCTTGAACTGACCGCGGTACTGAGTGACCCTTATTATCTCCATGTCACGCGGTTTAGTTTTTATCAGGCATTGCTATCCACATTGCTGAGTGTGATTCCGGCGATTCCGGTTGCCTTGGCGTTGCATCGTCGTGCTTTTCCCGGCCGCAATTTTTTGATCAAATTATTTTCGACCACGCTGGTGATACCGGTGTTAGTCGGGGTCTTTGGGTTGCTGGCTATTTATGGGCGTAGCGGTTTTTTAGCCAGTGTACTGCATACATTGCATCTGGATTTCAGTTTTTCAGTCTACGGTCTGAATGGCATCTTGCTGGCGCATGTGTTTTTTAATCTGCCATATGCCAGCCGGCTGTTTTTACATTCGCTGGAAATGATTCCGCGAGAGCAGACTTTATTAGCCTGTCATCTGGGAATGACCCCATGGCAAATATTTCGTTATGTTCACTGGCCGCGAATTCGTCAGCAGATGCCTCATGTGGCCGGATTGGTCTTCATGCTGTGCTTTACCAGCTTTGCCACCGTGATGGCCTTGGGCGGCGGGCCGCAGTCTACAACGATCGAACTGGCTATCTATCAGGCGATTAAGTTTGATTTTGATCTGCGTGCCGGTGCCATACTGGCTTTATGGCAAATGTTACTGTGTGGCTTGTTGGCTTTTATGCTGCAAAGCATCACGAAAACTATCAAGGTGGGGAGTCAGGGCGACTCTCCCCGGCAGCCTTTATTCCGCGATAGTGGTCTGGCGCGTTACTGGGATTGTGGCTGGATTGTCGGTTGTGGTGTGTTGGTGCTGCCGCCGCTGGTGATGGTGCTCATTTCCGGAATCAATTCACATCTGTGGCCCGTGCTGAGTGGTACGGGTTTTTGGCAGGCATTCGCCAGCTCTTTACGCGTTGCCGGCGTTGCCGGCTCACTCGCGCTGGTCGCTGGCATTGGCGTCTTGCTGACAAGCCGGCGTTGGCGACTGAATCGGCAACAGCGACGTGCCGATATGCTGGAAACAGTCGGCATGATGGTGTTAGTCACACCGGGTCTGGTGATCAGTACCGGACTCTTTCTGCTGTTACGTGCTTTTACCAATGCGTTTGATTTTGCCTATGGGGTCGTGGTAGCAGTCAATGCCATGATGGCTTTACCTTATGTGATTAAAACCTTACAACAACCGTTGTGGATGTTGGCGCAACAGTATCAGTCTCTGTGTGACAGTCTGGGAATGCGGGGATGGCGTCGTCTTTGGCTGGTGGAGTGGCGAGCCGTGAGAAAACCGATTATTCATGCGTGGGTGATCAGCTTTTTGGTGGCGATGGGGGATTTGAGTGCTATTGCATTATTCGGCAGTCAGGATTTCAGAACCTTGCCTCTTTATCTTTATCAGTTACTGGGAAGCTATCAGATGGAATCGGCCGCGGTAGTGGCAAGTTGTCTGTTGCTCATCAGTCTCGGATGTTTTTTTATCGAGGAACGTCTGTTCCGGTACGGGGAGTCTAGCAATGCTGACACTTGA